AGGAATACAGGATCGTGGGTCGATCGGTTCACAGAATCCGATCAAGACCCAGCTTTTCGTTTTCATCGTTACTTCCGTTTTGCTTTCCATAAAGGTTTGCACTTTGCACGATTCGAGTCTCTTCTCTTCATGAATGTAGATGGTGTTTTCAGTTAGATCAAGATGTAAAGTATACTCCTTTTTGCAGAATGGATATGGAGTCAGGTAAGCTCTTCATCGGTGGCATCTCTTGGGAGACCACCGAAGACCGTCTTCGCGAGTATTTTCAGAGCTTCGGCGAGGTTTTGGAGGCTGTCATCATGAAGGATCGTGCCACTGGTCGTGCTCGTGGCTTTGGTTTCCTTGTCTTCGCTGATCCCATTGTTGCCGAGAGAGTCGTCTTGCTCAGACACGTCATCGATGGTAAACTTGTAAGTGAAAGTCCCTTTTTAGAACCTTATACTCCAAGCAAAGCTATTCTTTTTTATGATACTTATTTTTTCTTAGGTTGAGGCGAAGAAGGCAGTTCCAAGAGATGATCACAAGAGTAACAGCAGTCTCCAGGGATCACCACCTGGTCCAGCTAACAGTAAAAAGATCTTTGTTGGAGGTTTGGCTTCATCCGTTACAGAGGCTGAGTTCAAGAAGTACTTTTCTCAGTTTGGGACCATCACTGACGTTGTGGTGATGTATGACCACCGAACACAGAGACCGAGAGGCTTTGGGTTCATCTCTTATGAATCAGAGGACGCTGTAGACAGAGTTTTGCGGAGGACGTTCCACGAACTCAATGGGAAGATGGTGGAAGTTAAACTGGCTGTTCCCAAGGACCCAATCCGGAACCAAATGAATGTCAATGGCTTTGGGAGTGGTAGAATCAGTGCATTGCTGATGAACGAGTACTCACAAGGGTTCAGCACGAGTCCAGTCTCCAGTTATGGAGTGAAACCTGAAGTTAGGTACAGTCCAGGAGTAGTTAATAGGGGTGGATTCTCACCTTTTGGACATGGATTTGGGATTGATCTGAATTTCGAACAAGACCAGACTCAGAGCTATGGATCTGGCTCCAGTGCAGGCTTTGGAAGGCCCTTTAGCCCAGGATATACTCCGAGCCTTAGCAGAGCTAACGGTTCTGTGCTAAATGCAGCAGCAAAGAATCATTTATGGGGGAATAGTGGTGGTCTAGGTTACATGTCAAACTCACCAGTCTCTAGAAGCAGCTTCAATGGAAACTCAGGAATGTCTTCACTAGGCAGCATTGGAGACAACTGGGGAGGAGCGGGTGCACGTGCACGTAATAGCTACCGCAGTGAGGGAGGAGGCTTAGGATTAGAAGCAATGAGAGGAGTTCATGTTGGTGGTTTAAGCAGCGGCTCAAACAGCTTGGAGGCAGACTCTTTGTACAGTGACTCGGCGTGGCTTTCGCTGCCTGCAAAGGCGGATGAAAGATTGGGAATGGGAGCATTTGACTTCATGTCTAGAGGACCGGCTGGATACATCAACAGGCAACCAAACGGAGGTATGAACAATGAACACCTTTTTTTCATCTAAGAACATGAACATTTGTGTTCTTATGGGGAAAAAAAACTGATGAATCATATGGAAAATGGTGTTGTTGCAGGAATTGCAGCTTAGAGAAATGATTTGGCTATTTGCAGGAGAGAGAGTTTTTAGAAGAgggaaaaaaaagtttaaaatatatttgttcaaaagaaaagttttaaaagcttttatttactttttactattttaattgTTGCTATAGTTTCTTTCATTTCACCTTTGTTTGTTATCTAATTTGGggttttgtttctttaatcttataaaagaaaatgtaaacttatatataaaaagacaaagaaacacTGAAGTGTATGAAGTTATTGTCTCTCTTCTTTGTTAAATCTTTAGAGATATTGACATATTCAAACATGAACGAAAACGAATTAAAATAAAGAGAGCTAGAGAGCAAAGGTATTGCCTAGAATGTAGGCAACGTAGTGTGAGGGCAACATGTGGCAAACATGTGGATGATGATAAGCCAAGAAGGACAAAGGAGCAATCCCATCATCTATCACAATAATATCCATTTATTATGTGAAGTGGaccaaaagagagagaaggcgAGTGTTATAGTCCTCAAAATACAGACGAAACATCCTAATCCTTAGAGCTTCACGACTTCACTGGAACCCTCACCACCATTGTCCCCACACTCTCTTTGTATAAGGTTTACTAAAACCACAAGACACTCTCAATAAACAATTCACAAGATGCGTTTGCTAGTAGAACAAGTAGCTACTAGAGCTTCTTCACCATTGTCCTCTGCTTCTTCTACAGAATGTAACTCTCATACTTGCAGATGGAAGCCTTACTCCAACTCTACTGAGTTCCAAGCAAACGTATCTGTTCTCCTCATCCTTGTCGTCTCTGCTCTCATATGTGGCCTCTCTCTGTGCGCTGCGATACGTTGCTTTCTCCGCCCAAATCTCCAAACTGACGACAACGAGCACAAGCCTGATCCTGAAGAGGATGTTTCATCCACCGTGCCAACTCCGACGCTTGTCTACTCCTCAGACCTTGAGCTTGCAGGGGCTCAAGCAGAGTGTGCCATATGTTTGTCTGAGTTCGAACCAGGTGAGAGCATCCACGTGCTGGAGAAATGTCATCATGGGTTTCATGTCAAGTGCATCCATAAGTGGCTATCTTCCCGCTCCTCCTGTCCTACTTGCCGGACTTCTATCTTCTCACAGAACAGCTTAGACTCTGCAACATCAAGGGTAGCTCCTTCAACAAACCAGACCAATGCTTAGCTTTCCTCACTTCTTCTCTCACGTTCTCATCTTTCTTCTTTCCAAAAGGTTTAGACCTTTTTGTTTAGTCTTTCCTTGTATCCAAAGCTTTAGAGTTATATTATGGTTTGCTTGAGATTGTTGTTCTATGCTCATGTTATGTACCATAACATTAGTTACCACTTGTATGCATCAAACTATAATAATCATAAGCTCTAACGACAGAAAAATGGCAACTCTAGCAAAGAAACACATAAGGACCGATCAAAGGTTTTGTTACATGTTCAAAATGCAAGATACTAGTTTCTTGGTAAAATTGACTTTTCATAAGATGATTCCAATCATTTTCAGCGAGAATCAATAATCAATGTTGCACCTACTTGATCACGATCTAGAAACTGCATCCAACTTTTCATCAATAACCTCTGCACCAAACTCTACAAGAGAGACTTCTCACAAACTTCCCCAAATCAGTGTTTTCAAACCGGACCGAACAAGATTAAATCGTGAACCGAAAACATATTCACCAATGTTCCAAAACATGTTTTAGGCGGGGCATACGcagttttattttatgattaaattattggaaattttaataactaaatCCAATTAAGTTTGTATAAATTTTGCAGAAGATAAATAacaaattatgtatttttagttcttatttttttttcagtgttTAAACTCAATTGAATAAGGTTAAATCCGGTTTAATATTTAAACCCATAATTTAAAAgctttttcggttcggtttggtccAATTTTGAAAACATTGCCCCAAATCAAAGCAGTTTCAAATTCTTGGGCTTTTTTGTTATGTCCCATATAGTTTTATGTTTCGTTTACTAAAATAATCGGGCCGACTAATGGGCCAATACTAGCTTAAGTCAGCCCCTTCCGATAGATAGTAGTTAGAGACGCACTAGCGCGTAAAATCACTCGCTCTCGTTTCATACTTGCACTCTCCACTTCCAAAACAACGTCGTTTGAGTATGAAACAGTAAATGATCGCTGACGTCAGCGGCGGATTCAATGTTTCCTCTGTAAAAAAAGTGAAGATGAAAGCAgaaaaaagttgtcatatttaaAGGTAAACAGCTCATCGTTCACTCGGATAGTTTTCacggtaaaaaaaaaacattaaaggtAAACAGAGTGACGTAGTGGAGGGGATACGACCAGTCAAATTGTTTTTACCCTCCGCGTCGCGACGAGAGCCTCTTTGAGGTGAAATTAAAGAAGCCAGCTATAGAGTGCCACGTCTACATAGCTCGCACCTCCTTCTTCGTTTTAAGTAACTTTgacaacaaaatcaaaaacgCCATTTTTTTAAGcacgaaagagagagaaaatacagagaaagaagaaagagagagagatggttgGGTTCACCACCTGCATTGACATTTCGACGCTTCCCACCGATATGGGtctgtttctttcttctcttgtcTCCCTTTAGTTTGTTGATTTTTTCCATGAATATCTGTTTCTTTGGTGatctaaatatatgttttttactGTGTTTCTTCTTCGGTTCTGTCTGCTCACTCACTGACGTTCTTCTTACGTGTTTTCCAGAGGGTTTTTACGCGACCAACAACCAGTTCCAGAAAAGAGGTCCCAAGGGTTTCATCCAAGTCAAGGTTCTCGACGACGACAAGCTTTACGTACGCGTCGACTTGCCCGGTGTTCCAGACGACGCTGTCCACCACAGAGTCGACGCCGTTAGGCAAAAGGTGGTGTTTTTCTCTGCGGTGGCTTTCAACGACGGCTACGAGAAGCAGGGCGTGCGTGAGTACTCTGGAACCGCTGGTCTGGGCTGTGACTGCTGTGAGATCACCGGCGTGGATGCCAAGATGAAAGATGGAGTCTTGAGGATGATTCTCTCAAGGGTCAAAGTGAAGGACCATGACACCAAGTGTACCCACACCGTTCCTCCTTTCACAGGTTCGATCCCCTTCCTCTTTCAAAAAGTTATCACCTTTTTACGTATCAGTTACTGAAAAATGCTTTACGATAGGTAAATCTGGAAGACGCGTGGAGGAACATCCGTTTGTGGTGAAAGGTCGCAAGCGAGCCTTCGTTGGAGAACCAACAGCTGATGGTGGTCTTTTCTTCGCTGTGGATGTGCCTGGTGTTGGGGACGGTGATGTTGAAGTGCTTGCTAATGAGAGTGAAATTAAATTCACTGCTGAggtcaagaatgtgttcgagcaCGACGAGAGTGCAGGCCGTCTTTACCTTGGAAGCATCGACACTTCTTGGTCTGGTGACTCTGCAGCTTCGCTTTTGAGTCATTATAACATCACCGGTGCTGTCAACTTTGGTGTTCTCAAGGTTCTCATTACCCCTCGTCCCAACACCGGCGGTACCAAAGAGTAAATGCATATCTCTCCACTGCGTTTTGGTTTAATTTCACATATCTATGAATCTATTCCTTTTGTTTTATGAGTACTTGGATTGGATTAGTCTTTGtgtgttttaagtttttaagtTGGGATTTGAGACTGTTATGGTTTAGTCCTGCTTTTGTGTTTGCTATTATGGAACTTAGTGATTCATGTCACTTGTTTGCACAATCTAAacttgtttccttaattaagcTGATTGAAACcaagttaataataatataagctGGATCCATCAAATGGCTTACATTAATactgaaaattatattatcttcaTTCGGATATCAATTTCTATGTTCTGCATCACTTCCACACACACAAATGATCTTCAAGCCATTGTAGTTGATTACCACACACCTTACACGTACTATCCTCACTGGAAATctcaaaatttaaacattattaGAATAAATGTCAAATTATCACACACGCAATCTAAATCagattggatttcaaaccacAATTTGTCAGAAGACGTATATACCATATTGAACAAAGGTTAAACACTTAAGGTCTTTGTGTAAGCCATTGCATCTGCACACTGGAACAGAGGCATACTTTGGGCCGAGCTTCTGGTAGACCTGAGGAAATGATGAACAtctaatgcaaaaaaaaaagtcccaTCCACTTAGACGCAAAAGATGACAGATTCCATCTCTAAAGATGTCTTTAACGCAACAAACACAATAAAGATAAGGATACTACAGCACAACTACTAAATGTGACAAAATGGTGGTTACAATCCCattaattaaatgaaacataacaACACCGGTTATATTCTCACCATATGGATTCTTTAAAGTCACTTTGCTCATCCACTCTAAGTGAATCAAGAAGCAATAATACTATACTCGGTCGATAACTAGGCCCATTTACTCGACTCTTTTTCAAACCCTAAAGTAGTCACATTAGTCATTATCCCTTCCGTTATAAATAGTACTGGAACTCACTCACACTCGTTACATCACAATCCACACATCCCAAAAACAGCAAAAACAACGTCGTTTTCAAGAATGAGTAAAGCAGGAAGCAACTCCAGCGGAAACAAGAGCCACGGAAGCTCCGGTAGCGGTGTCCCGAGGAACTCTCCACCTGTCCGTAcgtcctccttcttcttcattacacttttttttttattacaaaagttAATCTTCTTCAATGACTAATCTTTTCGTTTCTTTGTTGTTTGCGTTGTAGCGAGGAACCGTTTCCAGAAAAGTGGCAGCCAGGCGGTGTACGAGGTGAAAGAGACGGAAGACACCGTGATCTACAGGGTCGACTTGCCTGGCTGTCCGGCCTCCGACCTCCAGTACTGGGTCGACGGCAACAACGTCCACTTCTTCGCCGACGAACCCGCCATGTCCGAGTACGACCACGACGGTCGCAAATACGGAGGCACCATGGTGTTCAACCCAGTGGCGTACGACGTTAGCGGAGCCAAGGCAAAGCTTCGCGACGGTGTGCTCTGGATCACCGTCCCTAAGGTCGCCGGGGTGAACATCAAGCTGACCGTCGTCGAGAAGATGCTCAACTGCAAGATCACAAAAGACGACGTGGTTTGATCGATGAGAGTCCGTAACGTACGTACGTATTTTGTCTTTATCTATGGTGGTGGTGTCTGTCGTATG
This genomic interval from Brassica napus cultivar Da-Ae chromosome A6, Da-Ae, whole genome shotgun sequence contains the following:
- the LOC106400036 gene encoding uncharacterized protein LOC106400036 translates to MVGFTTCIDISTLPTDMEGFYATNNQFQKRGPKGFIQVKVLDDDKLYVRVDLPGVPDDAVHHRVDAVRQKVVFFSAVAFNDGYEKQGVREYSGTAGLGCDCCEITGVDAKMKDGVLRMILSRVKVKDHDTKCTHTVPPFTGKSGRRVEEHPFVVKGRKRAFVGEPTADGGLFFAVDVPGVGDGDVEVLANESEIKFTAEVKNVFEHDESAGRLYLGSIDTSWSGDSAASLLSHYNITGAVNFGVLKVLITPRPNTGGTKE
- the LOC106399489 gene encoding RING-H2 finger protein ATL79-like, producing the protein MRLLVEQVATRASSPLSSASSTECNSHTCRWKPYSNSTEFQANVSVLLILVVSALICGLSLCAAIRCFLRPNLQTDDNEHKPDPEEDVSSTVPTPTLVYSSDLELAGAQAECAICLSEFEPGESIHVLEKCHHGFHVKCIHKWLSSRSSCPTCRTSIFSQNSLDSATSRVAPSTNQTNA
- the LOC106400199 gene encoding 14.7 kDa heat shock protein-like: MSKAGSNSSGNKSHGSSGSGVPRNSPPVPRNRFQKSGSQAVYEVKETEDTVIYRVDLPGCPASDLQYWVDGNNVHFFADEPAMSEYDHDGRKYGGTMVFNPVAYDVSGAKAKLRDGVLWITVPKVAGVNIKLTVVEKMLNCKITKDDVV
- the LOC106397097 gene encoding heterogeneous nuclear ribonucleoprotein 1-like, coding for MDMESGKLFIGGISWETTEDRLREYFQSFGEVLEAVIMKDRATGRARGFGFLVFADPIVAERVVLLRHVIDGKLVEAKKAVPRDDHKSNSSLQGSPPGPANSKKIFVGGLASSVTEAEFKKYFSQFGTITDVVVMYDHRTQRPRGFGFISYESEDAVDRVLRRTFHELNGKMVEVKLAVPKDPIRNQMNVNGFGSGRISALLMNEYSQGFSTSPVSSYGVKPEVRYSPGVVNRGGFSPFGHGFGIDLNFEQDQTQSYGSGSSAGFGRPFSPGYTPSLSRANGSVLNAAAKNHLWGNSGGLGYMSNSPVSRSSFNGNSGMSSLGSIGDNWGGAGARARNSYRSEGGGLGLEAMRGVHVGGLSSGSNSLEADSLYSDSAWLSLPAKADERLGMGAFDFMSRGPAGYINRQPNGGIAA